The following coding sequences lie in one Chelonia mydas isolate rCheMyd1 chromosome 6, rCheMyd1.pri.v2, whole genome shotgun sequence genomic window:
- the SLC25A47 gene encoding solute carrier family 25 member 47 isoform X2 → MSLSVSTVSLVSSFSFGAYRNFLYNICRLRYGTSDVKPSKVDISLAGCATGAVRVVLTSPTETAKVRMQTQKQSHYSVTASHLPKPKYQGPVHCLRMIAKEEGFRGLYKGCSALLCRDCHSFATYFLTYNILCDWFTPAGKNKPDILTVLISGGSAGVFGWAVATPMDVIKSRLQVDNLGQCKYRGLIHCIRVSVKEEGIRVLFKGLGLNCIRAFPVNMVVFVTYEGVMRLADHLMK, encoded by the exons ATGTCACTGTCAGTCTCCACAGTGTCGcttgtttcttctttttcattTGGAGCATACAGAAACTTCCTTTATAACATCTGCAGATTAAGATATGGCACTTCAGATGTGAAGCCATCAAAGGTGGATATTTCTCTTGCTGGATGTGCTACTGGTGCTGTTCGG GTGGTGCTAACATCGCCTACCGAAACAGCTAAAGTTCGAATGCAAACTCAGAAGCAATCACATTACTCAGTTACAGCTTCTCACCTCCCCAAGCCGAAGTATCAAGGACCTGTGCATTGTCTGAGGATGATAGCAAAAGAGGAAGGTTTTAGGGGTCTATACAAAGGTTGTTCTGCGTTACTGTGCAGGGACTGCCACTCATTTGCAACGTATTTCCTGACCTATAATATCCTGTGTGATTGGTTTACTCCAGCTGGAAAAAATAAACCAG ACATACTGACTGTGCTTATTTCTGGTGGCTCTGCTGGAGTGTTTGGGTGGGCCGTAGCTACTCCTATGGATGTAATTAAATCGCGGCTGCAAGTAGATAACTTGGGACAATGCAAGTACAGAGGACTCATACACTGCATCCGAGTAAGTGTGAAAGAAGAAGGAATAAGAGTTCTTTTCAAAGGACTTGGATTAAACTGCATTCGTGCTTTTCCAGTGAACATGGTGGTGTTCGTAACATATGAAGGTGTAATGAGACTTGCAGACCATCTTATGAAGTAA
- the SLC25A47 gene encoding solute carrier family 25 member 47 isoform X1 — protein MDFIAGAIGGGLSAVVGYPLDTVKVRIQTERSYNGIWHCIRETYKAEKAWGFYKGMSLSVSTVSLVSSFSFGAYRNFLYNICRLRYGTSDVKPSKVDISLAGCATGAVRVVLTSPTETAKVRMQTQKQSHYSVTASHLPKPKYQGPVHCLRMIAKEEGFRGLYKGCSALLCRDCHSFATYFLTYNILCDWFTPAGKNKPDILTVLISGGSAGVFGWAVATPMDVIKSRLQVDNLGQCKYRGLIHCIRVSVKEEGIRVLFKGLGLNCIRAFPVNMVVFVTYEGVMRLADHLMK, from the exons ATGGATTTCATTGCTGGAGCCATTGGag GTGGCTTAAGTGCTGTTGTGGGTTATCCACTGGATACAGTAAAG GTGAGAATTCAGACGGAGAGGAGCTATAATGGAATTTGGCACTGCATTCGAGAAACATACAAAGCAGAGAAA GCATGGGGATTTTACAAAGGCATGTCACTGTCAGTCTCCACAGTGTCGcttgtttcttctttttcattTGGAGCATACAGAAACTTCCTTTATAACATCTGCAGATTAAGATATGGCACTTCAGATGTGAAGCCATCAAAGGTGGATATTTCTCTTGCTGGATGTGCTACTGGTGCTGTTCGG GTGGTGCTAACATCGCCTACCGAAACAGCTAAAGTTCGAATGCAAACTCAGAAGCAATCACATTACTCAGTTACAGCTTCTCACCTCCCCAAGCCGAAGTATCAAGGACCTGTGCATTGTCTGAGGATGATAGCAAAAGAGGAAGGTTTTAGGGGTCTATACAAAGGTTGTTCTGCGTTACTGTGCAGGGACTGCCACTCATTTGCAACGTATTTCCTGACCTATAATATCCTGTGTGATTGGTTTACTCCAGCTGGAAAAAATAAACCAG ACATACTGACTGTGCTTATTTCTGGTGGCTCTGCTGGAGTGTTTGGGTGGGCCGTAGCTACTCCTATGGATGTAATTAAATCGCGGCTGCAAGTAGATAACTTGGGACAATGCAAGTACAGAGGACTCATACACTGCATCCGAGTAAGTGTGAAAGAAGAAGGAATAAGAGTTCTTTTCAAAGGACTTGGATTAAACTGCATTCGTGCTTTTCCAGTGAACATGGTGGTGTTCGTAACATATGAAGGTGTAATGAGACTTGCAGACCATCTTATGAAGTAA